A portion of the Faecalibacterium sp. I3-3-89 genome contains these proteins:
- a CDS encoding oxaloacetate decarboxylase: MLHLTSWMTTLPIMVIGMLGIVLVIGVIVLAVMLLNRLTGRK, translated from the coding sequence ATGCTTCATCTTACTTCCTGGATGACCACCCTGCCCATCATGGTCATCGGAATGCTGGGCATCGTGCTCGTCATCGGCGTCATCGTTCTGGCCGTGATGCTGCTGAACCGGCTGACCGGGCGGAAATGA
- the glpK gene encoding glycerol kinase GlpK, translated as MSYIMALDAGTTSNRCILFNKAGEICSVAQKEFAQYYPKPGWVEHDANEIWATQLGVALSAMNKIGARAEDIAAIGIANQRETTIVWDKETGEPICHAIVWQCRRTSEYCDELKARGLTEKFRAKTGLILDAYFSATKLKWILDNVPGAREKAEAGQLLFGTVETWLIWKLTCGKAHITDYSNASRTMMFNIHTLEWDDEILQELNIPKQMLPKPMPSSGFYEYADPMHFGGEIKIAGAAGDQQAALFGQTCFASGEAKNTFGTGGFLLMNTGETPVTSRNGLVTTIAWGLDGRVDYALEGSIFVAGAAIQWLRDELRLLEESRDSEYMARKVRDTNGCYVVPAFTGLGAPHWDQYARGTIVGLTRGCNKYHIIRATLDSICYQVNDVLHAMAADSGISMKSLRVDGGASANDYLMQTMADLSDLEVKRPCCVETTALGAAYLAGLAVGYWQSTEDITRNWSVDRVFQPAISEEERAKRIKGWNKAVRCAYHWAKDEEE; from the coding sequence ATGTCGTACATCATGGCGCTGGACGCCGGAACCACCTCCAACCGCTGCATCCTGTTCAACAAGGCAGGCGAGATCTGCAGCGTCGCGCAGAAGGAGTTTGCCCAGTATTACCCGAAGCCGGGCTGGGTGGAGCACGATGCCAACGAGATCTGGGCCACCCAGCTGGGCGTGGCCCTCTCGGCCATGAACAAGATCGGCGCCCGGGCGGAGGACATCGCCGCCATCGGCATCGCCAACCAGCGGGAGACGACCATCGTCTGGGACAAGGAGACGGGCGAACCGATCTGCCACGCCATCGTCTGGCAGTGCCGCCGCACCAGCGAATACTGCGACGAGCTGAAGGCCAGAGGGCTGACGGAAAAGTTCCGGGCCAAGACCGGACTCATCCTCGACGCCTATTTCTCGGCGACCAAGCTCAAGTGGATCCTCGATAACGTCCCCGGTGCACGGGAAAAGGCCGAGGCGGGCCAGCTGCTCTTCGGCACCGTGGAAACGTGGCTCATCTGGAAGCTGACCTGCGGAAAGGCGCATATCACCGACTATTCCAACGCCAGCCGCACCATGATGTTCAACATCCACACGCTGGAATGGGACGACGAAATTTTGCAGGAGCTGAACATCCCCAAGCAGATGCTCCCCAAGCCGATGCCGTCCAGCGGCTTTTACGAGTACGCCGACCCGATGCACTTCGGCGGCGAGATCAAGATCGCCGGTGCGGCGGGCGACCAGCAGGCGGCCCTCTTCGGCCAGACCTGCTTTGCCTCCGGCGAAGCCAAGAACACCTTCGGCACCGGCGGCTTTCTGCTCATGAACACCGGCGAGACGCCCGTCACCTCCCGGAACGGCCTCGTGACCACCATCGCGTGGGGCCTCGACGGCAGGGTGGATTACGCGCTGGAAGGCTCGATCTTCGTGGCCGGTGCGGCCATCCAGTGGCTCCGCGATGAGCTGCGCCTGCTGGAAGAGTCCCGGGACTCGGAGTACATGGCCCGGAAGGTCCGGGACACCAACGGCTGTTACGTCGTGCCGGCCTTCACCGGCCTCGGCGCGCCCCACTGGGACCAGTACGCCCGGGGCACCATCGTGGGCCTTACCCGGGGCTGCAACAAGTACCACATCATCCGGGCCACGCTGGACAGCATCTGCTATCAGGTCAACGATGTCCTCCACGCCATGGCGGCGGACTCCGGCATCTCCATGAAGTCCCTCCGGGTGGACGGCGGCGCGTCGGCCAACGACTACCTCATGCAGACGATGGCCGACCTCAGCGACCTCGAGGTCAAGCGGCCCTGCTGCGTGGAGACGACGGCGCTGGGCGCGGCCTATCTGGCGGGCCTTGCCGTGGGCTACTGGCAGTCCACCGAGGACATCACCCGCAACTGGTCGGTGGACCGCGTGTTCCAGCCGGCCATCTCCGAGGAGGAACGGGCGAAGCGGATCAAGGGCTGGAACAAGGCCGTCCGCTGCGCCTACCACTGGGCGAAGGACGAAGAAGAGTAA
- a CDS encoding MBL fold metallo-hydrolase: protein MSEFISLYSGSSGNSSVVRCGQRYLIVDMGKGVRTTGAALKAVELDPADCDGILVTHEHSDHVKGLSTFLKKHPLPVYGAEETLGFLEENHVVPPSCDMTALTPGREAEIGGFGVKAFPTSHDVPCVGYRIHTPDEKTMTIATDLGVLTPVVHEALSDCDLVALESNYDLHMLRSGPYPYYLRARIESVRGHLSNDECAAKLLELIQGGCKKFALCHLSQENNTPALALQTVFSTLGAAGVVPDRECIVQTQRRNEVSPALAF, encoded by the coding sequence ATGTCTGAATTTATCTCGCTTTACTCCGGTTCGTCCGGCAACAGCAGTGTGGTGCGCTGCGGGCAGCGGTATCTCATCGTGGATATGGGCAAGGGCGTCCGGACCACCGGCGCGGCCCTCAAGGCGGTGGAGCTGGACCCCGCCGACTGCGACGGCATCCTTGTCACCCACGAGCACAGCGACCATGTGAAGGGGCTTTCCACCTTCCTGAAAAAGCATCCGCTGCCGGTGTACGGCGCGGAGGAGACGCTGGGGTTTCTGGAGGAGAACCATGTCGTCCCCCCCTCCTGCGATATGACGGCCCTGACGCCGGGCCGGGAAGCGGAGATCGGGGGATTCGGGGTCAAAGCCTTCCCCACCAGCCACGATGTGCCCTGCGTGGGCTACCGCATCCATACCCCCGACGAAAAGACCATGACCATCGCCACCGACCTCGGTGTGCTGACCCCCGTCGTACATGAAGCCCTCTCGGACTGCGACCTCGTGGCGCTGGAGAGCAACTACGACCTGCATATGCTCCGCAGCGGGCCGTACCCCTACTATCTGCGCGCCCGCATCGAGTCGGTGAGAGGGCACCTCTCCAACGACGAGTGTGCAGCCAAGCTGCTGGAACTCATTCAGGGGGGCTGCAAGAAGTTCGCGCTCTGCCACCTCTCGCAGGAGAACAACACCCCCGCGCTGGCCTTGCAGACCGTTTTTTCCACCCTCGGTGCGGCGGGCGTCGTGCCGGACAGGGAGTGCATCGTCCAGACCCAGCGGCGGAACGAGGTCAGCCCCGCGCTGGCGTTCTGA
- a CDS encoding UDP-N-acetylglucosamine 1-carboxyvinyltransferase: MEKFVITGGKPLHGEVIISGAKNAAVGILPATILAADVCVIENLPDISDVAVSLKILSVLGAKVRMLNKNTYEIDTTHLTGTNVPDDLSRQMRASYYFLGALLSRFGKAQVAMPGGCNLGPRPIDQHLKVFSALGADDSVDYGMITVHAEELNGAHIFFDKVSVGATMNGMLSAVMAKGQTILENCAKEPHVVDLANFLNMCGADVRGAGTDVIKVRGVERMHGCTYSIIPDQIEAGSYMVAAAATAGDVLVKNVTPKHLEPITAKLRRAGVEVEEFDDAVRVRRTGDILPLKINTMPHPGFPTDMQPLMGVLLSVAKGTSTVTESVWDNRFRYVDELRKMGANVQVDGQVAVFEGVEKLSPAPLRASDLRAGAAMVVAALMADGTSEIEEIGHIERGYENIVEKLRGLGADIEKVERVPAALEQAM; this comes from the coding sequence TTGGAAAAGTTTGTTATTACGGGCGGTAAGCCCCTGCACGGCGAAGTCATCATCTCCGGCGCGAAGAATGCGGCTGTGGGCATCCTGCCCGCTACGATCCTGGCAGCAGACGTCTGCGTCATCGAGAATCTGCCGGACATCAGCGATGTGGCGGTGAGCCTGAAGATCCTGAGCGTGCTGGGCGCGAAGGTGCGGATGCTGAACAAGAACACCTACGAGATCGACACCACCCACCTGACCGGCACCAACGTCCCGGATGACCTGTCCCGCCAGATGCGCGCCAGCTATTACTTCCTCGGTGCGCTGCTGTCCCGGTTCGGCAAGGCACAGGTGGCCATGCCCGGCGGTTGCAACCTCGGCCCCCGCCCCATCGACCAGCACCTCAAGGTGTTCAGCGCACTGGGCGCAGACGACAGCGTGGACTACGGCATGATCACCGTCCACGCCGAGGAGCTGAACGGCGCACACATCTTCTTCGATAAGGTGAGCGTCGGCGCGACCATGAACGGGATGCTCTCTGCCGTGATGGCAAAGGGCCAGACCATCCTCGAGAACTGCGCCAAGGAGCCCCATGTCGTCGATCTGGCCAACTTCCTGAATATGTGCGGCGCAGACGTGCGCGGCGCAGGCACCGACGTCATCAAGGTGCGCGGCGTCGAGCGGATGCACGGCTGCACCTACAGCATCATCCCCGACCAGATCGAGGCCGGCAGCTACATGGTGGCCGCCGCAGCCACCGCCGGCGATGTGCTGGTGAAGAACGTCACCCCCAAGCACCTCGAGCCGATCACCGCAAAGCTCCGGCGTGCGGGGGTCGAGGTGGAGGAATTTGACGATGCTGTGCGGGTCCGCCGCACCGGCGACATCCTGCCCCTCAAGATCAACACCATGCCCCACCCGGGCTTCCCCACCGATATGCAGCCCCTGATGGGCGTCCTGCTCAGCGTGGCGAAGGGGACTTCCACCGTCACCGAGAGCGTCTGGGACAACCGTTTCCGCTATGTGGACGAGCTGCGCAAGATGGGCGCGAACGTGCAGGTGGACGGTCAGGTGGCCGTGTTTGAGGGCGTCGAGAAGCTTTCTCCCGCCCCGCTGCGCGCCTCCGACCTGCGTGCCGGTGCAGCGATGGTGGTCGCGGCCCTGATGGCTGACGGCACCAGCGAGATCGAGGAGATCGGCCACATCGAGCGCGGCTATGAGAACATCGTCGAGAAGCTGCGCGGCCTTGGCGCAGACATCGAGAAGGTGGAGCGGGTGCCCGCTGCACTGGAACAGGCTATGTAA
- a CDS encoding fructose-1,6-bisphosphatase, with protein sequence MRTENEEIRDNLKYLSLLARDYPSQAAAASEIISTQALLKLPKGTEHFMSDLHGENEAFVHILNSASGVIREKVDIVLGDAVPEDTRAELATLIYYPNEKLPQLKQRCADEEALEQWYSETLLRLINICRLVSSKHTREHVRACLPSSCGYILDELLHAHFEDHDKDLYYGQIVGSIIENGRADKFIVRLCELIKRLAVDKLHIVGDLFDRGPRPDVILDLLMRHHDVDIQWGNHDVVWMGAAAGSPICICTVLKTTLAYHNHGMVEDCYGINLRHLQRMAEQFYGEDDLTIWMPHTDAARGPYTPGMLHRCAVMHKAITILMLKLECQVIDRNPDFKMADRDYLRRIDWEKGTVVVGGREYPLRDTSFPTVDPADPTALNSDEKVVLQKLVQSFRQSEKLQQHVEFLYAKGSVYHIENGNLLYHGAVPMTKKGTFAVERFEGHAYSGRALMDYCDERARRGYFAPEGSAARQSGQDFLWYLWCGKLSPLYGRSAMTTFERLYVSDPSTHTEVKDPYYTWYNEEAVCRSILAEFGLPGTSHIVNGHVPVQEKKGESPIKGGGRLVVIDGGFCRAYHEKTGIAGYTLVYSSRTMSLRTHQPFESAEKAVNENLDILSQKNILETENHRILVEETDEGEVLREKVHDLKQLVRAYQLGWIKETRCDDSVW encoded by the coding sequence ATGCGCACAGAAAACGAAGAGATCCGGGACAACCTGAAATATCTGAGCCTTCTGGCCCGGGACTATCCCTCGCAGGCAGCGGCTGCCAGCGAGATCATCAGCACGCAGGCGCTGCTCAAGCTGCCCAAGGGCACCGAACACTTCATGAGTGACCTGCACGGCGAGAACGAGGCGTTCGTACATATCCTGAACTCCGCCTCCGGCGTCATCCGGGAGAAGGTGGACATCGTGCTGGGGGATGCGGTGCCGGAGGATACCCGCGCCGAGCTGGCGACCCTCATTTATTACCCGAACGAGAAGCTGCCCCAGCTCAAGCAGCGCTGCGCCGACGAGGAGGCGCTGGAACAGTGGTACAGCGAGACCCTGCTCCGCCTCATCAACATCTGCCGTCTCGTCTCCTCCAAACACACCCGGGAGCACGTCCGGGCCTGCCTGCCCTCCAGCTGCGGCTACATTCTGGATGAGCTGCTCCACGCCCACTTCGAGGACCACGACAAGGACCTCTACTACGGCCAGATCGTCGGCAGCATCATCGAAAATGGCCGCGCCGATAAGTTCATCGTCCGCCTCTGCGAGCTGATCAAGCGGCTGGCGGTGGACAAGCTCCACATCGTGGGCGACCTGTTCGACCGCGGCCCCCGGCCGGACGTCATCCTCGACCTGCTGATGCGCCACCACGATGTGGACATCCAGTGGGGCAACCACGATGTGGTCTGGATGGGCGCTGCGGCGGGCAGCCCCATCTGCATCTGCACCGTCCTGAAAACGACCCTCGCCTACCACAATCACGGCATGGTGGAGGACTGCTACGGCATCAACCTCCGCCATCTGCAGCGGATGGCGGAGCAGTTCTACGGCGAGGATGACCTGACCATCTGGATGCCCCACACCGACGCCGCCCGCGGCCCCTACACCCCCGGGATGCTCCACCGCTGCGCCGTCATGCACAAGGCCATCACCATCCTGATGCTCAAGCTGGAGTGTCAGGTCATCGACCGCAACCCCGACTTCAAGATGGCGGACCGCGACTATTTGCGCCGCATCGACTGGGAGAAGGGCACCGTCGTAGTGGGAGGCAGGGAGTACCCCCTGCGGGACACCTCCTTCCCCACGGTAGACCCTGCCGACCCCACCGCCCTCAACAGCGATGAGAAGGTGGTGCTCCAGAAGCTGGTGCAGTCCTTCCGTCAGAGTGAGAAATTGCAACAGCACGTCGAGTTCCTCTATGCCAAGGGCAGCGTCTACCACATCGAGAACGGCAACCTGCTCTACCACGGCGCGGTGCCCATGACCAAGAAGGGGACGTTCGCCGTGGAGCGGTTCGAGGGCCACGCCTACTCGGGCCGCGCCCTCATGGACTACTGCGACGAGCGCGCCCGCCGGGGCTATTTCGCCCCCGAGGGCAGCGCCGCCCGCCAGAGCGGACAGGATTTCCTGTGGTATCTGTGGTGCGGCAAGCTCTCGCCCCTGTACGGCCGCAGCGCCATGACCACCTTCGAGCGGCTGTACGTCTCCGACCCTTCGACCCACACCGAGGTGAAGGACCCTTATTATACATGGTACAACGAAGAGGCCGTCTGCCGCAGCATCCTCGCGGAGTTCGGACTGCCCGGCACCAGCCACATCGTCAACGGCCATGTCCCCGTGCAGGAGAAGAAGGGCGAAAGCCCCATCAAGGGCGGCGGACGCCTCGTGGTCATCGACGGCGGCTTCTGCCGTGCCTACCACGAGAAGACCGGCATTGCGGGCTACACGCTGGTCTATTCCAGCCGCACCATGTCCCTGCGTACCCACCAGCCCTTCGAGAGCGCCGAAAAGGCCGTGAATGAGAACCTCGACATCCTTTCCCAGAAGAACATCCTCGAGACGGAGAACCACCGCATCCTCGTGGAGGAGACGGACGAGGGCGAGGTGCTGCGGGAGAAGGTCCACGACCTCAAGCAGCTGGTCCGGGCCTATCAGCTGGGCTGGATCAAGGAGACCCGCTGCGACGACAGCGTGTGGTGA
- a CDS encoding radical SAM protein has product MPKILSVTPPASCTLCPRRCRADRAAGQVGFCGAGRTLKAARAALHFWEEPCISGTRGSGTVFFSGCTLKCCFCQNYPISAEGLGREITPEHLAEIFLDLQRQGAHNINLVTPGQWRPWIIAALDLARAGGLHLPIVCNTGGYETVESVEAWRGSIDIWLADLKYASSSLSAELSAAPDYFAQAKPAIEAMMAQAGHPVFDGEGILQKGVILRHLALPGHIDDSFAVLDQMAAWNQADPGCFIPSVMSQYTPFYKAADHGIGRRITTYEYRRVVNRAMDLGLTDGYMQQKSSAREEYTPSFDLTGI; this is encoded by the coding sequence ATGCCTAAAATTCTTTCCGTGACGCCTCCGGCCTCCTGCACCCTCTGCCCCCGCCGCTGCCGCGCCGACCGCGCAGCCGGGCAGGTGGGCTTCTGCGGGGCGGGCCGCACCCTGAAAGCCGCCCGCGCGGCCCTGCATTTCTGGGAGGAGCCGTGCATCAGCGGCACCCGGGGCAGCGGCACGGTGTTTTTCTCGGGCTGCACCCTCAAGTGCTGCTTCTGCCAGAATTACCCCATCAGCGCCGAGGGGCTGGGCAGGGAGATCACGCCCGAGCATCTGGCCGAGATCTTTCTCGATCTGCAGCGGCAGGGCGCACACAACATCAACCTCGTCACCCCCGGCCAGTGGCGGCCATGGATCATCGCCGCGCTGGACCTCGCCCGGGCCGGGGGGTTGCATCTGCCCATCGTCTGCAACACCGGCGGCTACGAGACGGTGGAGAGCGTGGAGGCGTGGCGCGGCTCCATCGACATCTGGCTGGCCGACCTGAAATATGCATCCTCTTCCCTCTCCGCCGAGCTTTCCGCTGCGCCGGACTACTTCGCACAGGCCAAGCCCGCCATCGAGGCCATGATGGCGCAGGCGGGCCACCCGGTGTTCGACGGCGAGGGCATATTGCAGAAAGGCGTCATCCTCCGCCACCTGGCCCTGCCCGGCCACATCGACGACAGCTTCGCCGTCCTCGACCAGATGGCCGCGTGGAATCAGGCCGACCCCGGCTGCTTCATCCCCAGCGTCATGAGCCAGTACACCCCCTTCTACAAGGCCGCAGACCACGGCATCGGGCGGCGCATCACCACCTACGAGTACCGCCGGGTGGTCAACCGGGCCATGGACTTGGGGCTGACGGACGGCTATATGCAGCAGAAGAGCAGCGCCCGGGAAGAGTATACCCCGAGTTTTGACCTGACGGGCATTTGA
- a CDS encoding sugar kinase, whose amino-acid sequence MEHFNPILGHETTGQKFITCGEIMLRLTPPNYEKLRMASNFEASYGGSEANIALALANLGVDSTFFSVVPNNSLGKSAVRWLRSNDVHCTPMILTEPNETPSNRLGTYYLETGYGIRPSKVIYDRKHSAITEYDFSQVDLDALLEGFDWLHLSGITPALAPNCRGLIIDMLKVAKKKGLTVSFDGNFRSTLWTWEEARDFCTECLPYVDVLLGIEPYHLWKDENDHSKGDWKDGVPLQPSYEQQDEIFQHFIERYPNLTCIARHVRYAHSGSENSLKAFMWYDGHTFESKLFTFNILDRVGGGDAFASGLIYAMLHDYKAMDMINFAVASSAIKHTIHGDANITDDVSTIRNLMNMNYDIKR is encoded by the coding sequence ATGGAACATTTCAACCCCATTCTGGGCCATGAGACCACCGGACAAAAGTTTATCACCTGCGGCGAGATCATGCTGCGTCTGACCCCGCCGAACTACGAAAAGCTCCGCATGGCGTCGAATTTCGAGGCCAGCTACGGCGGCAGTGAGGCCAACATCGCCCTTGCGCTGGCAAACCTCGGCGTGGACAGCACCTTCTTCAGCGTCGTGCCGAACAACAGCCTCGGCAAGAGCGCCGTGCGCTGGCTGCGCTCCAACGACGTCCACTGCACCCCCATGATCCTCACCGAGCCGAATGAGACCCCCTCCAACCGTCTGGGTACTTACTACCTCGAGACCGGCTACGGCATCCGCCCCTCCAAGGTCATCTACGACCGCAAGCACAGCGCTATCACCGAGTACGATTTCTCTCAGGTCGATCTGGACGCCCTGCTGGAGGGCTTCGACTGGCTGCACCTGAGCGGCATCACCCCGGCTCTGGCCCCCAACTGCCGCGGCCTCATCATCGATATGCTCAAGGTCGCCAAGAAGAAGGGCCTGACCGTCAGCTTCGACGGCAACTTCCGCTCCACCCTCTGGACGTGGGAGGAGGCCCGCGATTTCTGTACCGAGTGCCTGCCCTATGTGGACGTGCTGCTGGGCATCGAGCCGTACCACCTCTGGAAGGACGAGAACGACCACTCCAAGGGCGACTGGAAGGACGGCGTGCCCCTGCAGCCCAGCTATGAGCAGCAGGACGAGATCTTCCAGCACTTCATCGAGCGCTACCCCAACCTCACCTGCATCGCCCGCCACGTCCGCTACGCCCACAGCGGCAGCGAGAACAGCCTGAAGGCCTTTATGTGGTACGACGGCCACACCTTCGAGAGCAAGCTGTTCACCTTCAACATCCTCGACCGGGTGGGCGGCGGCGACGCCTTTGCCAGCGGCCTCATCTACGCCATGCTCCATGACTACAAGGCCATGGACATGATCAACTTTGCGGTGGCCAGCAGCGCCATCAAGCACACCATCCACGGCGATGCCAACATCACCGACGATGTCAGCACCATCCGCAACCTCATGAACATGAACTACGACATCAAGCGCTGA